The stretch of DNA ATTGTGTCTTACTTGCCCATGAATGTCTCCTTTTGAAGTGTTTTTGTGCAGAACACGGGGCTTCTTGTGTGTGATACAGTGAAGTTACTTCTTTGTATTTGCAGGTTTTCCTACTCTAACACGCCCGGAcagcctagccttaaccctaagccGGACCAGTCTGTAGACATCGGACAGAGATACGGACTGAGCCCATTAGACGTCTCTAAAGTGAAGACGCTGTATGACTGCAGTACGTGCTCCATTGCATTCTTGAAGAAACGTAACACTCTTATGCCAGTGCATATAGATGAAATATTCAGGAGCAAATACTCCTGCAGAGCAAAGGCCACATATAAGCTCTGATGACGAGGATCGGCCCCTACATGGAAGGTCTATTCACTATCAAGCGTTCCGTACAGCAGTCATGTGACATATATTAGAAGCTGAGGTCACATGACTGCTGTACGGAATGTTATGTATCAACTCTCCATACAATGCTGTACTGATCATAGGCAGGCGCACCGAGGAACCAGGGATTATGGGTACACACATTAAGTGGTATGCTTATGTCAAGCAATATAGTGTCGTCATCCTAGTACCCCCTGAAATGTTATCACCCCCACTCCTTATATGTTATCCTTGGACCCCCCCAATGTCAGATGTCAGAAGCTGCAGGACGTCTGGAGCTCCTGTGCCCCTGAGAGTGATTGGAGCACATGGAATTCACATTTTTTCCAAGTTCTGACAACTGGCTGCTGTTTTAACAAATGCCACCCCTAGGTATGTGGCGTATTTTTCACAAAAATAGAATTCGACAGCTGTGATCCCTGATTCCTCCTCTCTTAGAATAACGCCAGGGTGTGCGTGCAATTCCAAGTCAGTCCTACTAACTTCAATGGACCTGAGCTGTAATACCCGACATGACCAGTGGGTATATGTGGCGCtgttttttttgggtgggagaaaGTAGGCATTTATTTTAAAATCTTGGGCAATACTTTTAACATTCTAGAATATAAACCCAGGATTAATAACAATGTCAGTATCTAGTAATCTAGCGAAATGCAGTAATTCACATCCTCCCCGTGGAGCACAGGGGTTTGGTCCGGGGAAGAGATTGGGTTCAGCTtcctaatattttttgttttttttagatatttgCAGTTTCCTGTTAACTGGAATCAATGGGTCTTTAGACTTTGAGACGATCACTTCATCCTATGAGGATTCTTCCAGCTGCGTCTGGCTTGTAAGGGTCAACAGAAATAAGGTGAGTACCGAACTTTTCCATCGATAAACTGGAGCATCTTATGATTGCAGCAATACCAAACGTACAGTTAAAGTAAGTgccggaaaaaaaaattctgaaatttcgaaaaaaaaaattattgttttgtCTTCCCTTTTTCTGagaataatataatttttttatttttccacccttGGAGCTGTGtgaagatttgtttttttttgtgtgtcatgTGCTGATGTTTTATTCGTACCATTTCGGAGTACATATCATGCTTTGATTGATTTTTATAGCATTTTTCTATTCCAAAATTTTACTGCATTATTTTCAGGAAGtgatgttgtttttatttttttgtcttgaCGCAttcaataattttatattttaataaattGGACTTTTAAGGATACGGCAATAGCaaatatgttttatttatttttaaactaaTAAAGAGGGGTGACTCGAATTTCTAGATTTTTAAGGAAAATGAAGGAAATAAACCACCCATAGTCAGAAAGATCGTTGAGGCCAATTAATTAATATCTAATTATAATAGTAGACCATGTTTTGTTCCTGCTCACCGAGCCATCATTGCTTTCCTGAATCGTGCTCTTTATAGTACAGCATCTTGTATTCTGGTATTTTCCAGGCTTTCTTGCAGTTTGACCAGTTTGATGTTCCCTCCTCTGCTGAATGTGCCGCATATTACGTTACAGTATACGATGGGCAGAGCAAAACGTCCGCTGTGCTGCTGGACCGAGCGTGCGGTGCTCAGGAGCTCCCTCTATTGGTAGCGTCTGGGAACTCTTTGCTGGTGGAGTTCGTTTATGAGGTCCCCCTTGCTGCCATTGACCTAAAGGCTTCTTATGGTTTAGGTATGTGAAGTGGAGaggtgcaaaaaaatatatatatacacatacacactggtcaaaaaaataaagggaacacttaaacaacagaatataactccaagtaaatcaaactttcaaacctctgtgaaatcaaactgtccacttaggaagcaacactgattgacaatcaatttcacatgctgttgtgctaatgaaatagacaacagatggaaattatcaagacaccctaaataaaggagtggttctgcaggtggggaccacagaccacatctcagtaccaatgctttctggctgatgttttggtcacttgtgaatgctggttgtgctttcacactcgtggtcgcatgagacggactctaccacccacacaagtggctccggtagtgcagctcatccaggatggcacatcaatgcgagctgtgacaagaaggttgtctgtgtctgtcagcgtagtgtccagaggctggaggcgctaccaggagactggccagtacaccagaagacatggagggggccgtaggagggcaacaacccagcagcaggaccgctacctccacctttgtgcaaggaggaacaggaggagcactgccagagccctgcaaaattacctccagcaggccacaaatgtgcatgtgtctgcacaaacggttagaaaccaactccatgaagatggtctgagtgcccaacgtccacagatgggggttgtgctcacagcccaacaccgtgcaggacacttggcatttgccacagaacaccaggattggcaaattcaccactggcgccctgtgctcttcacagatgtaagcaggttcacactgagcacatgtgacagacgtgacagagtctggagacgccgtggagagcgatctgctgcctgcaacatccttcagcatgaccggtttggcagtgggtcagtaatggtgtggggtggcatttctttggagggccgcacagccctccatgtgatcaccagaggtagcctgactgccactagatactgagatgagatcctcagaccccttgtgagaccatatgctggtgcggttggccctgggttcctactaatgcaggacaatgccagacctcatgtggctggagtgtgtcagcagttcctgcaagatgaaggcattgaagttatggactggcccgcccgttccccagacctaaatccgattgaacattcagcaccccagggtcctggtcgttgcagtaatgtcattttcctctaagggggagtgatgttacatttggagacaataaaggagatctctttacgaggtaccacaaacatacaacacatttcatactccagtccaccagggggagctatgctcctattcattagggcactcttcacacttaggtaaaactggtggcctggagaggacttTAGGCAGTTgctggggtgggagcctgtcagaggcctagacagagggtcacggagctgcgcctgccctaagtgcggcagttcctaagaaaggacacaaaaagagaattgtattgtagagagtgagaagaagtcatagcaaaggagtggataccagaaggagttctgccctgcacaggctgcctccttttgaggcgcaggatcccggtagctggaacacagagggagcaacagtcctttatgccttgctccagagaccggcaggacagctaattgcaagttactgatccgccctatacccaggaggcaaggtggcacccacgagaggctggggcatgatagagtccctgtaaaaagcctcaagccaccggtcatatgggttgtcctatccatctgggggacagagagagacataacatctataacatctacaacatctgtgaggaccttatgagaggctcagcagtaaggtactacagcaccaaggtgctagaggaaggctactgatttctatctggacaaggggactcttgatttgcctccaaaccggccggactctgcctgccctgtgatctgtgctctgggctgtggatgctgaagccttcagtaaaaagtaaagagactgcaaccttgtgtcctcgttctttactgcgcctcacaccatccaccatctacacactgggaagccctggggatatacttcacctgtgggaaggtataccatctagctgccataacatcaccccagtggaccccttaaagcagcgtcggtcaccctgaccgaataccacaggtggcgtcacaaacatatcactttaaagacctttccctttaacacggatgtcccacgggccacggaccgggtcagccaccgtgacatccccctgagaaccgaaggacccggtatcgagtaccccactgcccgtgGGGGTGCtccaaacacatctgggacatcatgtctcgctccatcttcCAACgttatgttgcaccacagactgtccaggagttggtggatgctttagtccagttccgggaggagatccctcaggagaacatccgccgcctcatcaggagcatgcccatgcattgtagggaggtcatacaggcacgtggaggccacacacaacactgagcatcatttccttgtcacgaggcatttccactgaagttggatcagcctgtaatttgattttccactttgattctgagcatcattccaaatccagaccttcatgggatattcattcattttgatttacattgataattgttatgttttattgttatgaacacattccactatgcaatccaCTTTTTAATTTATCATATTCCCTGTTTTTCTCAGTTTGTGTATCCCCAGTTGTATACCCCAAAGTCTCTGTTATCCAGGTAGCCaccattattatttctgttactccCCCTAGTGGACTGCGGCGGCACCTACACTGCCGATAACGACACCATCACATCTCCCTGCTATCCAGATCTCTATCCGAACTTGTCAGATTGTATCACGACAATATGGGCTCCTGAAGGCTACCAGGTGAGATGTATAATTACCGTATAATATAATTAATTGATTTGAATAAGGCAGATGTATTTTCTGTTTCGCCAATCCCCTATCTCCATCCATGTCCATAATGAAACTGGTCTTTTCTGGGTTCGTTGAACCAATGTGTTGAGACTTTCGGCTAAGATGTCTCCTATACACAGCAAAcatagacatgagggattcctactCTCCTGTCTCtgcgcagcacattatcagcaacggcagcatggaggacattatacagtagtactgagcagtgtagctgtgaatccagcagcgAGGGGTAATATAGAATACTTAAGAGAAAGAAGCAGGGCAGTTTCTGTGTCATCTTCTTGCTCTGCCTCCCCCATCCATAGACTGTAATATGACCCCTCAGTTATCTGGCAATACCTCTTGTATTAAGCAAGTCAGGTTTTAGCTGTTTTTCACAAACTCCATTGTGTTGATTCCCGGGTGGCTATAAGAGTGCTAAGTGCTGCACCTCCTATATCATGCAGTAGCGTATCAGTAATACCCGCTAGTAATACCTTATGTTCCTGTCACCTTCTAACAGATTGTCCTGAATTTTACGACTTTCGACGTGGAGTATTCCAACTCCTGCCTCTACGACTACCTTATTATCAACGACGGCGGCAGAGCAAATTCGCCATTGCTGGGCAGATTTTGCTCAAATACACCCATTCCTACCATCATCTCCACTGGGAACGTTCTCCTGTTACAATTCCGCAGTGACAACTGGATAAACATGGCCGGCTACAGCGCTGACTATTATTTTGGTAAGAAGTTGCTGAGTGTTCATGTAGACTTGGGATATTTTTTCATGGGTTATGATTATGGTAAATTTTGCAACTTATTtgcttttctatatttttttaaccTTTAATTATtcctatattttttttaactttaataattgtgttgttgttttttttacattattcatTAGTTACCGTATGTACACCAAAGGAAATGGTTGCGGTCTGTTGCTTTTGCCAGTATTTTGTCCTAAAAAACTCAACTAAACTCAGGACTCCATTCAGCATTTGCTAAAGGGGTTGTCtgtggctttaaagggaacctgtcacctgaatttggcggtaccggttttcggtcatatgggcggagtttttgggtgtttgattcaccctttccttacccgctggctgcaatattggattgaagttcattctctgtcctccatagtacacgcctgcgcaaggcaatcttgccttgcgcacacgcagtatgctttgcccaactgcgggcaaagccgaaaagcattagtgcgcatacgccggcgcactatgtcccggaagtatttcgctgtattccgggacatagtgcgccggcgcatgcgcactaatgcttttcagctttgcctgcagttgggcaaagcatactgcgcgtgcgcaaggcaagactaccttgcgcaggcgtgtactatggaggactgagaatgaacttcaatccaatattgcggccagcatgcagccagcaggtaaggaaagggtgaatcaaacacccgaaaactccgcccatatgaccgaaaaccggtcccgccaaattcaggtgacaggttccctttaaccctttcacgacatgcgccgtacatgtactgcgcatgccgtgaatccccctttgatgtgggctccggcggtgagcccgcatcaaagtcgcaacatgtcagctgttttgtacagctgacatgtgcgcgcaatagcggcgggcgaaatcgctattcacccgccgctattagcctgttaaatgccgctgtcaaacacagacagcggcatttaactaccgcatccggccgggcggccggaaatgacgtcatcgttgacccctgtcacatgatcgggggtcggcgatgcatcaggaaggtaaccatagaggtccttgagacctctatggttactgatgcaggcctgctgtgagcgcccccctgtggtcggcgttcacagcacacctacatttcagctacatagcagcgatctgatgatggcacttttttttttttttttttttagcaaagtttggaatttttttttaccacttggataaaaaataaactagacatgttaggtgtctatgaactcgtaatgacctaggtaatcataatggcaggttagttttagcatttagtgaacctagcaaaaaagccaaacaaaaaacaagtgtgggattgcactttttttgcaatttcaccgcacttggaatttttttcccgttttctagtaaaagacatggtaaaaccaatggtgtcgttcaaaagtacaacttgtcccgcaaaaaattaagccctcacatgaccatattgacggaaaaataaaaaagttatggctcagggaaggagggaagtgaaaaacgaaaacgcaaaaatgaaaaagggccgcgacttgaaggggttaagattgatgGTCTATCATTAGGAACAGCTGATCGTCAGGGTGTCAGGTGTTGCACCCCCACCAACCAGACATTGATGAGTTATCCTACGAATGCCTATGTTAAATGTGTTTAAGTGTTAACATCCTGTACAACTCCTTTAAGGCTAgtatcacactagcgtcgtgtgacggacgtcgcaatgcgtcgttttggagaaaaaacgcatcctgcaaagttgcccgcaggatgcgttttttctccatagacttgcattagcgacgcattgcgacgtattgccacacgttgtttttggcggccgcgacgcacaaaaaaacgttcaatgtaacgtttttttgtgcgtcgggtctgccattttcgaccgcggaTGCATGGCTGAAACTCCGCTCCCttctccccggaactcacaatgggcagcggatgcgttgtaaaactgcatccgctgcccacgttgtggtaATCAATCACACTGttcgtcagtacgtcgggccgacggtttgcgacggactagtgtgaaagtagccttagtcacttgtcttttttttttgtcttatggcatgcgtttaggtttttttttttcaccaatttcCAAATGGCACACGTGGTTCATGAATgttgctgaaaaaaaataaaataaaaaagctatttgtgtttttttagctttttttataTCAAAAAGTCAGATGTCCTTTAAAGCGGCATTAGAAAGACATAAATAGATGGAACCAGCCACACAATATGTATAAACCCATATAGCAAACAAAACACATATAGCAGCgtaataaaaagaaaaatgtaactaCTGTGTATAGAACGGATCATGCACACTGAATATCAGTAATATAGTTTATTAAGTGAATACATGTGGcagaaaaaaaactaaattaagaaGCGATTAATAGCAAGACCCGCCACAAAACAGTGATAAGGGGTCAAAAATATCTCCTATGGGGCAGCAGACCCCACAACATAGAAAATGCAACTTGATACATAACGTGTTAAGTGCAAAAAGAATCTGTGGCATATATGGCGGTCCAATAAGGTACACCAATAAATAATAtaacaataaatataaatattaccATATTAAatgcaacaaaaaataaaaaaacaagaaatAAGGGGATATGAAGGTGACACAAAATTGGCACAAATCAAACACAGGCAAAAATGACCAAAAAACTAGACCATAAACAGGTGCAATTGCAATAATGAATTGGGGCCCCAATCTTTACTTTTGTAGAGTTTTAGAAGTTTATTGCAATCTTTCCCATTGTTTAATTTCCTATTTTTCAGTGCCGTCTCCATAGGGTTACACACATTTGGAGGGAAGCCTGCCGGTTGTCACCTTTCTGGAGGAAATTTGATGATTTTTCTAAATCTAAACTGCAATAAAATGCCTTTCAGTGTCAATGTCTGAAATAACGTGTCAGTTCTGTGTGAGCCGAGATAGAGTTTAGTAATAAACAATCAATATGTAATTTCTTGTTGGTTATGAGCACTTGCTTATGGCATATTGGAGCAAGAAGTCATGTCACTTCTAACTACTTTACACTGCTGCTCTGCTTGTTTGGAAGGTCTACCTTTCAGATCCATCGACTTTACAGTCAGAACTTTTTTCTGCAAGAACAGCATGTATTTCCTGCCATGAATATGGACTAATGGTGGGATCATCATTATCTGACTTTATTGGGGAGATGATGATCACATATTTTACCTCCAAATAACTCTTAAATCCCTGTTCCTAAGTCTTGTAATATTTCTAGATAATAAAAAAAGAAGAATTCTCTAATGCAATAATGTGTAAATTGGTATGAAAAAAATGTATGTTGCAAAAATCAATGTGTAAAATGTATGAAGTTATAAATCTAAACCGTAGCATTACACTATACGGGCACTAAGCATGTAGAGTAGACTGCAGAGTAGGTGATCCATATATACATTGCAGTACCACCCGTGATCACCAGGTGGCACAACAGCAAGTAAGTAATCAGGACATAGCACAGTATAGAAATGTATGAGTTATACGCTATATGATACATAGTGTATGACATGACCATTATGGTATTAAGAAATCAGGCAAAAGCGGTGTCAGAGCTACCACTGAAATAATATGATATTTTATTCAAATTGCACCCCATACTGTTTCACCTTAGGTAGCGCCTTAGGCAGGTGCCTACTTCTGCCCGTACTTCATCCCAGCTCCGAGTCGTAGGATCTGCTGCAGAGAGGATGCATAATCAGACACTGGCTTCTGGCAGCGATCCTGGAGAATCTTAGCCTGTTTTCCATGGGCACTAATATTCTTGAGTTTTTATGATACAACTGCCTTCCTCACATTCCAGCAAAGATTTTCCATGAAGTTCATGTCAGTGACTGTGACGGCCGCTCCAGAATCATGCAGGACGTTTTCTGAAACCAAACTTTGGGGAACTGTGAGGtatgtttgggttcattgtcctcTCGGAAGATCCAATGACGCCCGATCTTCAGCTTCCCTACAGAAGACATGACGTTTCCCCTAGGATTTCCTCATACTTGTTTGAATCTGTTCCTGCCTTCCACACACTGCAGGTTTCCAGTCCCAGAGAAAATATATTCTAACACGTTTGAGTCCTAAATTATTTGACCCATACAATACGTTGGGTTTATGTATCTCAGTAAGTCATGACTACCCACACAAATTATTACCAGAACTAAATTAATACCGAGGTAAAAAAAGAAGTACTTAATTATTAAAAAGTGATATTTTATACAATATAAAATGAAAGAAAGGTGCCAGATCAATAAAAGAGGGACTTGATACCATGGAGTACCAAGTGACAGGAAGATATTTTATATCGCATGACCAAACATGATATGACACCGTATAGACCAACCGATGAGGGGGTCCAACCTGGAAAATCCCCAATGTGCAATATAGCCAACAAGGTCCTAGTAGATCAATATGTAGTAATCAAGGAGTGACCCCTCAATCTACATAATATGCTACAAACTATATGAAAAAATAGATCTCAATGATTATCTAAAGTGGAAAAACCTGTATTTGTGAttgctgcaaaaaaacaaacaaaaaacaaatgccaggaaaaaaaacaaacaagtaaccACCAGGATGCTAAGAGCCCTATATGTCCGCTGTTTGTATAATGCCACCCGTGCTACTAAGAAAATAGATTTGTGCCAAATAAAAATATGCTGGAGCATATAATACCCGTGGTAGTGTGCACATGGATGTCTGggcatccctctgccccgacgcgcgtttcgaactGCTTCTTCGGGAGGAAGAATGCTCCAACATATTTTTATTTGCCACAAACCTATGGTCTTAGTAGCATGGCTGGCATTATACAAACAGCAGATATATAAATAAAGTATAGATAAGATAAAATATGAAATACCTTCCTGTCATGTGGTACTCCATGGTATCAAGTCCCTCTTTTTATGGATCCGGCACATTTCTTTCTTTTTGTATTGTTTACCATATTTTTCTATTTGTGCttcaataaaatataactttttaatAATTAAGTACTTATTTTTTTTACAACGGTATTAATTTACTTCTGGTAGTAATTTGTGGGCAGTCACAGAGCATCACGGAGCCATTGATACGCATCACTGTAGAAATTACTGAACCTTTTGCCATTCTTCACTGTAGGCTTCACCTACCAACCACCATCCTTCACTGTAGAAATCACAGGGCCGCCACCATGCTTCATTATAGGCATTCttgtaactagagtccgatgggtgGAATTGGACCCCTGCACCCCCCGCCGGTCTtcctataaggccgggatca from Ranitomeya imitator isolate aRanImi1 chromosome 9, aRanImi1.pri, whole genome shotgun sequence encodes:
- the LOC138648678 gene encoding hatching enzyme 1.2-like; translated protein: MRSPVLICLVLLPFTDALPLENRLPTDAPILTNTEAEEIEDVFSQILRSNKDSTVKLYHGDIVMDTSYNAIKCPYCLWEKSTDGVVTVPYRLASDYSDENKELITAALETFTTLTCIRFMERSTEKDYLDIHSGSGCWSSIGKVGGPQPLSLMSSGCMARGVVEHEVNHALGFYHEQSRSDRDEHVDVMWQYINGDDWGEFGLVDTDNMNLPYDYASVMHYGRFSYSNTPGQPSLNPKPDQSVDIGQRYGLSPLDVSKVKTLYDCNICSFLLTGINGSLDFETITSSYEDSSSCVWLVRVNRNKAFLQFDQFDVPSSAECAAYYVTVYDGQSKTSAVLLDRACGAQELPLLVASGNSLLVEFVYEVPLAAIDLKASYGLVDCGGTYTADNDTITSPCYPDLYPNLSDCITTIWAPEGYQIVLNFTTFDVEYSNSCLYDYLIINDGGRANSPLLGRFCSNTPIPTIISTGNVLLLQFRSDNWINMAGYSADYYFVPSP